A single Halococcus hamelinensis 100A6 DNA region contains:
- a CDS encoding uS10/mL48 family ribosomal protein, producing the protein MPFVTTLELTSGDRGALDRVVEDIKETASRKGVEFGGPHSGQPHEQHAPQSKRLSATGDRFADWTYTVYSRTIEIVGHDEFARSVAGGEFPASVHVEVEIDQVRQAGR; encoded by the coding sequence ATGCCTTTCGTCACGACACTCGAACTCACGAGCGGCGACCGGGGCGCGCTCGACCGTGTGGTCGAGGACATCAAGGAGACCGCCTCGCGGAAGGGCGTCGAGTTCGGCGGCCCGCACTCGGGCCAGCCCCACGAGCAGCACGCCCCGCAGTCGAAACGCCTCTCCGCGACCGGCGACCGGTTCGCCGACTGGACCTACACCGTCTACTCGCGCACCATCGAGATCGTCGGCCACGACGAGTTCGCCCGGAGCGTCGCCGGCGGCGAGTTCCCCGCAAGCGTCCACGTCGAGGTCGAGATCGACCAGGTCCGACAGGCCGGTCGCTGA
- a CDS encoding redoxin domain-containing protein, which yields MVSEGDSAPDFTVTLAGDDPEEFTLSEHFDEAPVVLAFFPGAYTPPCTNEMVAFQEEYDGFSGTGGTLYGVSADSAFSQASFADEYGFEFDLLSDMDREAIGAYDLEIDIGDLGLYGVSQRAVFVIDNDGEVTYAWVADDPTNEPDYDEVQEAVEAAA from the coding sequence ATGGTATCAGAAGGCGATTCCGCACCCGACTTCACCGTCACGCTCGCCGGCGACGACCCCGAGGAGTTCACGCTCTCGGAGCACTTCGACGAGGCTCCGGTCGTGCTCGCGTTCTTCCCCGGGGCGTACACGCCGCCGTGTACCAACGAGATGGTCGCCTTCCAAGAGGAGTACGACGGCTTCAGCGGGACCGGCGGCACGCTCTACGGTGTGAGCGCCGACTCGGCGTTCAGCCAGGCCTCCTTCGCCGACGAGTACGGCTTCGAGTTCGACCTCCTCAGCGACATGGACCGCGAGGCCATCGGTGCCTACGACCTCGAGATCGACATCGGCGACCTCGGGCTCTACGGCGTCTCCCAGCGCGCGGTGTTCGTGATCGACAATGATGGCGAAGTCACCTACGCGTGGGTCGCCGACGACCCGACCAACGAACCCGACTACGACGAGGTCCAAGAGGCGGTCGAGGCGGCGGCCTGA
- a CDS encoding YkgJ family cysteine cluster protein produces the protein MTDGQRIEVHPGCEAVVEFDPDLTFECVDSCTWCCQHGVLLSDPDLVGLAKRANVNEATVDFRGQQAVKREPKDRENDVAPDGAACFFLRDDGLCALHAEHDWKPVRCSVFPLSVELEDDDLHISIREEAHDHCEGLDVSERRVIDHLDDFLPERLWSIANPETAIEP, from the coding sequence GTGACCGACGGACAGCGGATCGAAGTTCATCCCGGCTGTGAGGCGGTCGTGGAGTTCGACCCCGACCTCACCTTCGAGTGCGTGGACTCGTGTACGTGGTGCTGTCAACACGGCGTCCTGCTCTCGGATCCCGATCTCGTGGGCCTCGCCAAACGCGCGAACGTCAACGAGGCCACCGTGGACTTTCGCGGTCAGCAGGCCGTCAAACGCGAGCCGAAGGACCGGGAGAACGACGTGGCCCCCGACGGCGCGGCCTGTTTCTTCCTCCGCGATGACGGCCTCTGTGCGCTCCACGCCGAACACGACTGGAAACCAGTTCGCTGTTCGGTGTTCCCTCTCTCCGTCGAACTCGAAGACGACGACCTCCACATCTCGATCCGCGAGGAGGCCCACGACCACTGCGAGGGGCTCGACGTGAGCGAACGCCGTGTGATCGACCACCTCGACGACTTCCTGCCCGAACGGCTCTGGTCGATCGCGAACCCCGAGACCGCCATCGAGCCGTAG
- a CDS encoding amidohydrolase, producing the protein MQRARHDRLVDLRRDLHRHPEPAWREFYTTSRIVEECERIGVDELLVGPAILADGERTAVPDDEELATWYERARAAGAREDVLEELAGGYTGAIAVLERGEGPTVALRVDIDGLLREESRSDEHVPTKEGFRSETGAMHACGHDSHATMGIGVLETIAESDFQGTFKVVFQPGEEMVAGAKPIAESGHLDDVDYLLAVHIGLDHPTGEVVAGIDDFLAVHHFRADFSGEPAHAGADPQEGKNAVQAMATAIQNLYAIPRNDDGPTRINAGMVGGGSATNIIPEEAFIEGEVRGRTTELMEYMRERAEQVLESAAEMHGCSLGLSTVGGAPSATSDAELVGIVHEASTETEGVDTPTERDGLGGSEDATYLMHRVQERGGRAAYVCIGTDHPGGHHTATFDVDERSIDIGVDVLTESVLRIAGERP; encoded by the coding sequence ATGCAACGGGCCCGCCACGACCGACTCGTCGACCTCCGCCGCGACCTCCACCGTCACCCCGAACCCGCCTGGCGCGAGTTCTACACCACCAGCCGGATCGTCGAGGAGTGCGAACGCATCGGCGTCGACGAACTCCTCGTCGGGCCCGCGATCCTCGCCGACGGCGAGCGCACCGCCGTCCCGGACGACGAGGAACTCGCGACGTGGTACGAACGGGCCCGCGCCGCCGGCGCGCGCGAGGACGTCCTCGAAGAACTGGCGGGGGGCTACACCGGCGCGATAGCGGTCCTCGAACGTGGCGAGGGCCCGACCGTCGCGCTCCGGGTCGATATCGACGGCTTACTCCGCGAGGAGTCCCGTTCGGACGAGCACGTCCCCACGAAGGAGGGCTTTCGTTCGGAGACCGGCGCGATGCACGCCTGCGGCCACGACTCGCACGCCACGATGGGCATCGGCGTACTCGAAACGATCGCCGAGAGCGACTTCCAGGGGACGTTCAAGGTCGTCTTCCAGCCCGGCGAGGAGATGGTCGCGGGCGCGAAACCGATCGCCGAGAGCGGCCACCTCGACGACGTGGACTACCTCCTCGCCGTCCACATCGGCCTCGACCACCCCACCGGCGAGGTCGTCGCGGGCATCGACGACTTCCTCGCTGTTCACCACTTCCGAGCCGACTTCTCGGGCGAACCCGCCCACGCCGGGGCCGACCCCCAGGAGGGGAAGAACGCCGTTCAGGCGATGGCCACCGCCATCCAGAACCTCTACGCCATCCCCCGAAACGACGACGGCCCCACCCGGATCAACGCCGGAATGGTCGGCGGCGGGAGCGCGACCAACATCATCCCAGAGGAGGCGTTCATCGAGGGCGAGGTCCGCGGTCGGACGACGGAGCTCATGGAGTACATGCGCGAACGCGCCGAACAGGTGCTCGAATCCGCCGCCGAGATGCACGGCTGCTCGCTCGGTCTCTCGACGGTGGGCGGCGCGCCGAGCGCGACCAGCGACGCCGAACTCGTCGGGATCGTCCACGAGGCTTCGACCGAAACGGAGGGGGTCGACACCCCCACCGAACGCGACGGCCTCGGCGGGAGCGAGGACGCGACCTACCTGATGCACCGGGTCCAGGAGCGTGGCGGGCGCGCGGCCTACGTCTGCATCGGCACGGACCACCCCGGCGGCCACCACACCGCGACCTTCGACGTCGACGAACGCTCGATCGACATCGGTGTCGACGTGCTGACCGAGTCGGTGCTCCGGATCGCGGGCGAGCGGCCGTAG
- a CDS encoding ZIP family metal transporter, which produces MRINESSSFVNSAGPPWVGVGATAGFVVLTGLGAVAGLWKVLVIGWVAFVAMAGAAAVARVSVADPHPRRVVWSYGLASGAMVTSAAVFLVPQAVGYDPQVGGFGVAAGLLAGYAGHVIGHRFSHRDLPIETTTAQLTAHALTAGLVIGAVYSLLPDLGLLLGFGIVSHKGPAGYAAARRLRTKGRSVGSLLLPAAGVGITATAIGLLDPSTSMATNAAVFGFAAGIFLHIAMDFLPECEVGSEVAALVGKGEDDHALLDRLRIHGVASTAVGAGAVFLAWLVVG; this is translated from the coding sequence ATGCGTATTAACGAATCTTCGTCTTTTGTTAACTCCGCGGGTCCGCCGTGGGTCGGGGTCGGAGCGACGGCGGGGTTCGTCGTTTTGACCGGGCTCGGGGCGGTCGCGGGGCTGTGGAAGGTGCTCGTGATCGGCTGGGTTGCCTTCGTCGCGATGGCGGGTGCGGCGGCAGTGGCGCGGGTTTCGGTCGCCGACCCCCATCCCCGTCGGGTGGTCTGGAGCTACGGTCTGGCGAGCGGCGCGATGGTGACGAGCGCCGCGGTGTTCCTGGTTCCACAGGCGGTCGGCTACGACCCGCAGGTCGGCGGGTTCGGGGTGGCGGCGGGGCTGCTGGCGGGCTACGCCGGCCACGTCATCGGCCACCGGTTCAGCCACCGCGACCTCCCGATCGAGACCACGACCGCCCAGCTCACCGCACACGCGCTCACGGCGGGGCTCGTCATCGGTGCGGTCTACTCCCTACTTCCCGACCTCGGATTGCTCCTCGGATTCGGGATCGTCTCGCACAAGGGACCCGCGGGCTACGCCGCCGCACGTCGGCTTCGGACGAAGGGCCGCTCGGTCGGTTCGCTCTTGCTCCCGGCGGCGGGCGTCGGGATCACGGCCACCGCCATCGGCCTCCTCGACCCGTCCACCTCGATGGCGACGAACGCCGCGGTGTTCGGCTTCGCCGCCGGGATCTTCCTCCACATCGCGATGGACTTCCTGCCCGAGTGCGAGGTCGGCAGCGAGGTCGCGGCCCTCGTCGGCAAGGGCGAGGACGACCACGCGCTGCTCGACCGCCTCCGGATCCACGGCGTCGCGAGCACCGCGGTCGGGGCGGGCGCGGTCTTCCTCGCGTGGCTCGTCGTGGGCTGA